Proteins found in one Paenibacillus borealis genomic segment:
- the pduL gene encoding phosphate propanoyltransferase, which translates to MSKTVSVGVSARHIHLTQEHVEALFGAGYQLTEFKPLSQPGQFAANEQVAVIGTKGKFDKVRILGPARPASQLEVSRTDAFSLGVKAPVRESGHIEGTPGITIKGPAGEVELETGVIVAARHIHFHTSEAEAWGIADKQLLKVRLGGERGLVLENVIARVSDNFKLDMHIDTDEANAAGANNGDTAEIVD; encoded by the coding sequence ATGAGCAAGACTGTATCCGTAGGTGTGTCGGCCCGACATATTCACCTTACGCAGGAGCATGTGGAAGCATTGTTTGGCGCAGGTTACCAATTGACTGAGTTCAAACCCCTTTCCCAGCCAGGACAATTCGCAGCAAATGAGCAAGTCGCAGTAATCGGTACCAAAGGTAAGTTCGACAAAGTGAGAATTCTCGGCCCGGCCCGTCCGGCTTCCCAGCTGGAAGTATCGCGCACAGACGCATTCAGCCTCGGCGTGAAGGCACCTGTACGTGAATCCGGCCATATTGAAGGAACACCAGGCATTACTATCAAAGGTCCAGCCGGTGAAGTTGAACTGGAGACAGGTGTCATTGTGGCAGCCCGTCACATCCACTTCCACACTTCTGAAGCAGAAGCTTGGGGCATTGCCGACAAGCAGCTCCTGAAGGTACGCCTTGGAGGCGAACGTGGCCTGGTGCTGGAGAACGTAATCGCCCGTGTATCCGACAATTTCAAGCTTGATATGCATATCGACACCGACGAAGCTAACGCTGCAGGTGCCAATAACGGCGATACTGCTGAAATCGTAGATTAG
- a CDS encoding DEAD/DEAH box helicase has product MTFNDLNLIPPILKALSLENYTSPTPIQEESIPAALAGRDILGCAQTGTGKTAAFSLPIIQLLSQQPSRTGGAKRIRSLILTPTRELALQISENIQAYSKFTTIRSTAIVGGVSQKAQERALSQGADILIATPGRLIDLISQRHVDLQHVQILVLDEADRMLDMGFIHDVKRIIAKMPAKKQTLFFSATMPTEISQLVKTLLVDPVKIEITPVSSTVDRIEQSIYLLENGNKQNQLNRLLQDPSIVSALVFTRTKRGADRVTRDLTRINITAQAIHGNKSQNDRQNALRNFKSGATRVLVATDIAARGIDIDELSHVINFNLPNIPETYVHRIGRTGRAGMSGIAISLCEAEEIPYLKDIQKLIGKVIPEVKDHAYPMSKSNLALLADRPGKAPAKPSQKAKTNPARKPKSEWFTQGKQGGGYGNAGSGAKSASGNSYAGSGAKSASGNSYAGNGAKSASGSSYAGNGAGSSRPAGESGNRAGSGSRPGERSAARPGGNQSNKPAGGQYGRSSQSGNRPGGSQSGRSGSRPAANAGRSQ; this is encoded by the coding sequence ATGACATTTAACGATTTGAACTTGATTCCCCCGATTCTCAAGGCACTCAGCCTGGAAAACTATACATCCCCGACTCCAATCCAGGAAGAATCCATCCCTGCGGCGTTGGCCGGCAGAGATATTCTGGGTTGTGCCCAGACAGGTACCGGGAAAACCGCAGCTTTTTCATTACCGATTATTCAGCTGCTCAGCCAGCAGCCGTCCAGAACCGGCGGAGCGAAACGTATTCGTTCACTGATTCTGACACCGACCAGAGAGCTTGCTCTGCAAATCTCCGAGAATATTCAGGCATACAGCAAGTTCACAACGATCCGCTCGACAGCGATTGTCGGAGGGGTATCCCAGAAGGCCCAGGAACGGGCGCTTAGCCAAGGTGCAGATATTCTGATTGCTACCCCGGGCAGACTGATCGATCTGATCAGCCAGAGACATGTGGATCTGCAGCATGTGCAGATTCTTGTACTGGATGAAGCGGACCGCATGCTGGACATGGGCTTCATTCACGATGTGAAGCGGATTATAGCCAAGATGCCGGCCAAGAAGCAGACGCTGTTCTTCTCGGCAACGATGCCGACGGAGATTTCTCAGCTGGTGAAGACTTTGCTGGTGGACCCGGTGAAAATTGAGATTACTCCGGTATCTTCCACCGTGGACAGAATTGAGCAATCGATTTATTTGCTGGAGAACGGCAATAAGCAGAATCAGCTGAACCGTCTGCTGCAGGATCCTTCGATCGTGTCGGCGCTCGTCTTCACCCGCACCAAACGCGGGGCTGACCGGGTAACCCGGGATTTGACCCGGATCAATATTACCGCCCAGGCCATTCACGGCAACAAATCGCAGAATGACCGCCAGAATGCGCTGAGAAACTTCAAGAGCGGTGCAACACGGGTGCTGGTAGCTACAGATATCGCCGCCCGCGGGATTGATATTGATGAGCTGTCCCATGTCATCAACTTCAACCTGCCGAATATTCCGGAAACTTATGTTCACCGGATTGGCCGGACCGGACGTGCGGGAATGAGCGGAATCGCCATCTCGCTGTGCGAAGCTGAGGAAATTCCGTACCTGAAGGATATCCAGAAGCTGATCGGCAAGGTGATTCCGGAAGTGAAGGATCATGCTTATCCGATGTCCAAGAGCAATCTGGCATTGCTGGCAGACCGTCCTGGCAAAGCACCGGCCAAACCGTCGCAGAAAGCCAAAACGAACCCGGCACGCAAGCCGAAATCGGAATGGTTCACGCAAGGCAAGCAGGGTGGCGGTTATGGCAATGCAGGCAGCGGGGCGAAAAGCGCATCGGGTAACAGCTATGCAGGCAGCGGAGCGAAAAGTGCGTCGGGTAATAGCTACGCGGGTAACGGAGCGAAAAGCGCATCGGGCAGTAGTTATGCAGGCAACGGAGCTGGCAGCAGCCGTCCTGCTGGCGAATCGGGCAACAGAGCAGGCTCCGGCAGCCGTCCCGGTGAAAGATCTGCCGCCCGTCCAGGCGGCAACCAAAGTAATAAACCGGCTGGAGGCCAATACGGCCGTTCAAGCCAGTCCGGTAACAGACCCGGCGGAAGCCAAAGCGGACGCTCTGGCAGCCGTCCTGCCGCTAATGCAGGCCGGTCGCAATAA
- the dapA gene encoding 4-hydroxy-tetrahydrodipicolinate synthase → MLTEEQIYGIYVPVVTPFHAAGEIDLESYQRYVNNIIKNSIHGLVVNGTTGESPTVNIQELQTLVDASRELLKSSSIPLVVGTGTNDTASTVARTELAANSGADAALVVVPYYSRPSQEGIIAHFRKAAEVGLPIIAYDIPGRAGVGMSVDTARTILEMNNVVGLKDCSGSPVLVSELSRHGSKPVLCGDDLNFFDMLGCGAAGGMLASANVHTASYLSIYEQYRAGQVEAARAAFDQLVPLMKLLFKESNPAPIKWLLSARGEISSDTLRLPMTSISSALREELGAYLAG, encoded by the coding sequence ATGTTAACAGAAGAACAGATTTATGGAATCTATGTTCCCGTGGTAACCCCGTTCCATGCCGCTGGCGAGATTGATTTGGAGTCGTATCAGCGTTATGTGAACAACATCATCAAGAACAGTATTCATGGTCTGGTCGTTAATGGAACCACTGGAGAATCGCCGACAGTCAACATACAGGAATTACAGACACTCGTGGATGCTTCACGGGAGCTTTTGAAGTCCAGTTCGATACCGCTTGTGGTGGGTACGGGTACGAATGATACCGCCTCTACCGTAGCCCGTACAGAGCTTGCCGCGAACTCAGGTGCCGATGCCGCACTGGTTGTTGTCCCTTATTACAGCCGGCCTTCGCAGGAAGGCATTATCGCCCATTTCCGCAAGGCAGCTGAGGTCGGCCTTCCTATTATCGCCTATGATATTCCCGGGCGTGCCGGTGTTGGCATGTCCGTAGACACCGCCCGTACGATCCTGGAGATGAATAACGTAGTGGGGTTAAAAGACTGCTCCGGCTCTCCGGTGCTGGTCTCCGAGCTGTCCCGCCACGGCTCCAAGCCTGTGCTCTGCGGCGATGACTTGAACTTCTTCGATATGCTGGGCTGCGGAGCCGCCGGTGGCATGCTGGCCTCGGCCAATGTACATACCGCCTCCTATCTCAGCATCTATGAGCAGTACAGAGCCGGCCAGGTTGAGGCCGCCCGGGCTGCCTTTGATCAGCTGGTGCCGCTCATGAAGCTGCTGTTCAAGGAATCCAATCCGGCGCCGATCAAATGGCTGCTGAGCGCACGTGGCGAGATTTCCTCAGATACCCTCCGCCTGCCGATGACCTCGATCAGCTCTGCGCTGCGCGAAGAGCTGGGCGCTTATCTGGCCGGGTAA